A stretch of Mytilus edulis chromosome 11, xbMytEdul2.2, whole genome shotgun sequence DNA encodes these proteins:
- the LOC139494120 gene encoding uncharacterized protein, which yields MRPKNNPDRPNIFLEVRRRLPNIRKVDKLDELIKPIAEQLYEQQSDFPLTVVYVENLESLGYYFRYLEYELKENGFDYQETMKQHIVKDLCQRKPILRLVLATVTHGLELNAPSIKRIIHCRPPTIWENYLQEIGRAGRNGENAEAIMYFYNSDLSKARAGLTSSVVQYCKNENNCFRKLLVKYFGFEDVLYAGDKNRCCSFCSLSN from the exons ATGCGACCAAAAAA CAATCCAGATCGTCCTAACATATTTCTAGAGGTAAGGAGAAGACTCCCAAATATCCGGAAAGTTGACAAATTGGATGAACTGATCAAACCAATAGCTGAACAACTATATGAGCAGCAAAGCGATTTTCCTCTAACTGTTGTATATGTTGAAAATTTGGAGAGTCTTGGATATTATTTCCGCTATTTGGAGTATGAACTTAAGGAAAATGG CTTTGACTATCAAGAAACTATGAAGCAACATATTGTGAAGGACCTTTGTCAGAGAAAACCTATATTAAGACTGGTCCTAGCAACAGTTACCCACGGCTTGGAACTAAATGCACCCTCTATTAAGAGAATCATTCATTGCCGACCACCAACAATATGGGAGAATTATTTGCAGGAAATAGGACGAGCTGGTCGTAATGGTGAAAACGCTGAGGCTATTATGTATTTTTACAATAGTGATTTATCAAAAGCACGTGCTGGGTTAACAAGTTCTGTTGTTCaatattgtaaaaatgaaaataactgctTCAGGAAACTTTTGGTAAAATACTTTGGATTTGAGGATGTATTATATGCTGGTGACAAGAACAGATGTTGCTCATTCTGCAGCTTAAGCAATTGA